The proteins below are encoded in one region of Anguilla anguilla isolate fAngAng1 chromosome 3, fAngAng1.pri, whole genome shotgun sequence:
- the wars2 gene encoding tryptophan--tRNA ligase, mitochondrial, translating into MALPVRTSMKRLLGSIQRCTATKSLCTEGKDTENKVSCGGRVFSGIQPTGVPHLGNYLGALESWVGLQGSFSSVLYSIVDLHAITVPQDPALLRENILDMAASLLACGISPAHSIIFQQSQVSEHAELSWILGCLTSMPRLRHLPQWKMKSKDKKEGSVGLFTYPVLQAADILLYRSTHVPVGEDQVQHLELAQDVARIFNNQYGELFPIPQALLSASRRVKSLRDPASKMSKSDPQRLATVRLTDSPDDIVLKFRKAVTDFTSEVTFDPERRPGVSNLVAIHAAVSGLTAEEAVRSARGMDTAQYKLLVADAVVHKVAPIRAEIARLRADRGHLEGVLTRGAQQARDLAAPLLAEVRRRLGFC; encoded by the exons ATGGCGCTGCCCGTGAGGACAAGCATGAAACGGCTTTTAGGCTCCATTCAAAGATGTACAGCGACTAAAAGTTTATGTACCGAAGGGaaagacacagaaaataaa GTGAGTTGTGGGGGGCGGGTCTTCTCTGGGATACAGCCCACTGGTGTGCCTCACCTGGGGAATTACCTGGGCGCTCTGGAGAGCTGGGTGGGGCTGCAGGGCAGCTTCAGCTCGGTGCTGTACAGCATCGTGGATCTGCACGCCATCACCGTCCCTCAGGACCCCGCCCTGCTCAGAGAGAACATCCTGGACATGGCTGCCAGTCTGCTGGCCTGCGGcattagccccgcccactccatCATCTTCCAGCAGTCACAG GTATCGGAACACGCCGAGCTCTCCTGGATCCTGGGCTGTTTGACCAGCATGCCCCGCCTCCGGCACTTGCCGCAGTGGAAG ATGAAAAGTAAAGACAAGAAAGAGGGCAGCGTGGGATTGTTCACATACCCAGTCCTCCAGGCGGCTGATATCCTCCTGTACAG GTCCACTCATGTCCCTGTGGGGGAGGACCAGGTGCAGCACCTGGAGCTGGCCCAAGACGTGGCCCGAATCTTCAACAACCAGTATGGAGAGCTGTTCCCCATCCCCCAGGCCCTGCTCA gtgcCTCTCGCAGGGTTAAATCTCTCCGGGACCCCGCCTCCAAAATGTCCAAGTCTGACCCCCAGCGGCTGGCCACGGTGCGCCTGACGGACTCGCCGGACGACATCGTGCTGAAGTTCCGCAAGGCGGTCACGGACTTCACCTCCgaggtgacctttgaccccgagCGGCGGCCGGGCGTGTCCAACCTGGTGGCGATCCACGCGGCGGTGTCGGGGCTGACGGCGGAGGAGGCCGTGCGTTCCGCGCGCGGGATGGACACCGCGCAGTACAAGCTGCTCGTCGCCGACGCGGTCGTCCACAAGGTGGCGCCGATCCGGGCGGAGATCGCGCGGCTGCGTGCGGACAGGGGTCATCTGGAGGGCGTTCTGACCCGCGGCGCCCAGCAGGCCCGAGATCTGGCCGCTCCGCTGCTGGCCGAGGTCCGGAGGCGGCTCGGGTTCTGCTGA